Proteins encoded within one genomic window of Variovorax sp. OAS795:
- a CDS encoding 3',5'-nucleoside bisphosphate phosphatase, translating to MSTILNADLHCHSVVSDGTLTPEELAARAAANGVELWALTDHDEVGGQHRAAAAARANGLRYLTGTEISVTFANETVHIVGLGFDADDAAMTQGLYDTRGGRGKRAQEMAEGLARVGIHGAYEGALKFVGNPELISRTHFARFLVEQGHCRDTSEVFRKYLTEGKPGYVPHRWASLKDAVKWITAAKGMAVIAHPGRYKFTANEEYALFLEFKAHGGRAIEVVTGSHTTAEYVEYADKALEFDFAASRGSDFHSPGESHCDLGKLPPLPGALTPVWELLSDRIQQ from the coding sequence GTGTCCACCATTCTCAACGCCGATCTGCACTGCCACTCCGTGGTCTCCGACGGCACGCTGACGCCCGAAGAACTGGCCGCGCGCGCGGCAGCCAACGGCGTCGAGCTCTGGGCGCTCACCGACCACGACGAGGTCGGCGGCCAGCACCGCGCGGCTGCCGCTGCGCGCGCCAACGGCCTGCGCTATCTCACCGGCACCGAGATCTCGGTCACTTTCGCCAACGAGACGGTGCACATCGTCGGGCTGGGCTTCGACGCGGACGACGCCGCGATGACCCAGGGCCTGTACGACACGCGCGGCGGCCGCGGCAAGCGCGCGCAGGAAATGGCCGAGGGGCTGGCCAGGGTCGGCATCCACGGTGCCTACGAAGGCGCGCTCAAGTTCGTCGGCAACCCCGAGCTGATCTCGCGCACCCACTTTGCGCGCTTCCTGGTCGAGCAGGGGCACTGCCGCGACACCTCCGAGGTGTTCCGCAAGTACCTGACAGAAGGCAAGCCCGGCTACGTGCCGCACCGCTGGGCGTCGCTGAAGGATGCGGTGAAGTGGATCACGGCCGCCAAGGGCATGGCCGTCATTGCGCATCCCGGGCGCTACAAGTTCACCGCCAACGAGGAATACGCGCTGTTCCTCGAATTCAAGGCGCATGGCGGACGGGCGATCGAGGTCGTCACCGGCAGCCATACGACAGCCGAATACGTCGAGTACGCCGACAAGGCGCTCGAATTCGATTTCGCCGCCTCGCGCGGCAGCGATTTCCACAGCCCGGGCGAAAGCCATTGCGATCTCGGCAAGCTGCCACCGTTGCCCGGCGCGCTCACGCCGGTGTGGGAACTGCTCAGCGACCGAATCCAGCAGTGA
- a CDS encoding DMT family transporter — translation MSQSPGPGTDSAATAALANARAASRQARDAESGRILAGIGLVLVAVACFATLDTATKTSTAAVPILMGVWFRYAFQAVATTAVLLPRHGTALLRTQHPRYQLLRGALLLVSSTLAFLSLRYMPLAEFTSIVLIAPLVITLLAATTLKEYVSPLRWTLVAGGFIGTLVILRPGGDAFSWAVLLPVGLVLTNAWFQVLTSKLAQTENPLTMHFYTGWVGALIASLTLPFVWTALPSWHWWALLCLMGFMGTVGHFILILAYQRAPASTLTPYLYAQIAFAMLGGWLVFSHVPDRFSLIGMAMIAVCGAAGAWLTVRERRVPIEPAES, via the coding sequence GTGAGCCAGAGCCCCGGGCCCGGCACCGACAGCGCAGCCACAGCGGCACTCGCGAACGCCCGCGCCGCTTCGCGCCAAGCGCGCGACGCGGAGTCCGGACGCATCCTCGCGGGCATCGGCCTGGTGCTGGTGGCCGTCGCCTGCTTTGCCACGCTCGACACCGCCACTAAGACTTCGACCGCCGCCGTGCCCATCCTCATGGGCGTGTGGTTCCGCTATGCCTTCCAGGCCGTGGCCACCACCGCGGTGCTGCTGCCGCGGCATGGCACCGCACTGCTGCGCACGCAGCACCCGCGCTACCAGCTGCTGCGCGGCGCACTGCTGCTGGTGTCGAGCACGCTGGCCTTCCTGAGCCTGCGCTACATGCCGCTGGCCGAGTTCACGTCGATCGTGCTGATTGCGCCGCTGGTCATCACGCTGCTAGCGGCCACCACGCTCAAGGAATATGTCTCGCCGCTGCGCTGGACGCTGGTGGCCGGAGGCTTCATCGGCACGCTGGTCATCCTGCGGCCGGGCGGCGATGCATTCAGCTGGGCCGTGCTGCTGCCTGTGGGGCTGGTGCTGACCAATGCATGGTTCCAGGTGCTCACCAGCAAGCTGGCGCAAACCGAGAACCCGCTGACCATGCATTTCTACACCGGCTGGGTCGGCGCGCTGATTGCCTCGCTGACCCTGCCCTTTGTGTGGACCGCGCTGCCGTCGTGGCATTGGTGGGCCTTGCTGTGCCTGATGGGGTTCATGGGCACCGTGGGGCATTTCATTCTCATCCTCGCCTACCAGCGCGCGCCGGCCTCCACGCTCACGCCGTATCTCTACGCGCAGATCGCCTTTGCCATGCTCGGCGGCTGGCTCGTCTTCTCGCATGTGCCCGACCGTTTCTCGCTCATCGGCATGGCGATGATCGCCGTGTGCGGCGCCGCCGGCGCCTGGCTCACGGTGCGCGAGCGCCGCGTGCCCATCGAACCGGCGGAATCCTGA
- a CDS encoding L-threonylcarbamoyladenylate synthase, producing MAQYFEVHPENPQQRLLKQAAALLQRGEIVAVPTDSSYALACHLDDKDAVDQLRRIRQVDEKHHLTLICRDLSELANYARVDNKQYRLLKAATPGPYTFLLEATKEVPRRVSHPQRKTIGLRVPDHKVLLELLMLHGAPLLATTLIAPGETEALNDAQTIRERFEKQIGAVIDAGACPSQPTTVVDLTPMGSGDDPVVVRQGRGALAVLGL from the coding sequence ATGGCCCAGTACTTCGAAGTCCATCCCGAGAACCCCCAGCAACGCTTGCTGAAGCAGGCCGCGGCGCTGCTGCAGCGCGGCGAGATCGTGGCCGTGCCCACCGATTCGAGCTACGCGCTGGCCTGCCACCTGGACGACAAGGACGCCGTCGACCAGTTGCGGCGCATCCGCCAGGTCGACGAGAAGCACCACCTCACGCTGATCTGCCGCGACCTGAGCGAACTGGCCAACTACGCGCGTGTCGACAACAAGCAGTACCGGCTGCTGAAGGCCGCGACACCGGGGCCCTACACCTTCCTGCTCGAAGCCACCAAGGAGGTGCCGCGGCGCGTGAGCCATCCGCAGCGCAAGACCATCGGCCTGCGCGTGCCCGACCACAAGGTGCTGCTCGAACTGCTGATGCTGCACGGCGCGCCGCTGCTGGCCACCACGCTGATCGCGCCCGGAGAAACGGAGGCGCTGAACGACGCGCAGACCATCCGCGAGCGCTTCGAGAAACAGATCGGCGCCGTCATCGACGCGGGCGCCTGCCCGTCGCAACCCACCACCGTGGTCGATCTCACGCCCATGGGCTCGGGCGACGATCCGGTCGTGGTGCGGCAAGGCCGCGGCGCGCTGGCGGTGCTCGGCCTCTGA
- a CDS encoding site-2 protease family protein yields MDISNLIQTVLIYALPVIFAITVHEAAHGYVARYFGDNTAEVMGRVTLNPMKHIDPIGTILMPLMLYFATSGAFLFGYAKPVPVNFGRLRHPKRDMIWVALAGPASNFVQAIFWALVLVALIAAGVNETFFIKMAQGGVLVNLVMWAFNLFPLPPLDGGRVLAGLLPNGPAQNFLARIEPFGFFIVMGLVIAGVVSTFWLRPLMDVGYMVINLLISPLTALLG; encoded by the coding sequence GTGGATATTTCCAACCTGATACAGACCGTACTTATTTACGCACTGCCCGTGATCTTCGCGATCACGGTGCATGAAGCGGCGCACGGCTATGTGGCGCGTTATTTCGGCGACAACACCGCCGAAGTGATGGGCCGCGTGACGCTCAATCCCATGAAGCACATCGATCCCATCGGGACCATCCTGATGCCGCTGATGCTCTACTTTGCCACCTCTGGAGCCTTTCTCTTCGGGTATGCCAAACCGGTGCCGGTGAACTTCGGCCGCCTGCGCCATCCGAAGCGCGACATGATCTGGGTGGCCCTGGCCGGGCCGGCATCGAATTTCGTGCAGGCCATTTTTTGGGCGCTGGTGTTGGTCGCACTCATTGCGGCCGGCGTGAATGAAACCTTTTTCATCAAGATGGCGCAAGGCGGCGTGCTGGTGAACCTCGTCATGTGGGCTTTCAACCTATTTCCGCTGCCTCCGCTGGACGGCGGCCGGGTGCTCGCGGGGCTGCTCCCCAACGGCCCGGCGCAGAACTTCCTCGCACGCATCGAGCCCTTCGGGTTCTTCATCGTGATGGGCCTGGTGATCGCGGGCGTCGTCAGCACTTTCTGGCTGCGCCCACTGATGGACGTCGGCTACATGGTCATCAACCTGCTCATCTCTCCGCTCACGGCCTTGCTAGGTTAA